Genomic DNA from Dysidea avara chromosome 10, odDysAvar1.4, whole genome shotgun sequence:
CAATAGACTGGTGAGCTTGTCGGAGCCACTAAGGAAGATAAATAGCTAGAACTACATTCACTTGTTGGTGTAATTTGTTCGGTGTCATCTACTGTTAAAGGACTACCACAAATAAATGAATGTTGACATTGTTCAGTTGAGCTTGTTGGCAAAAAATTGTTGTCATCTGGTGAACCAGAGTGAAAATGGTTAGTGTGTGAAACTGAGCTTGCAGCATTTGGAAATTGGTTGCTAACTGGTAACGATGAAGAACTTTCTGGGGTTTCACTAGCACTAACAAATGTTTGAGACTGGATGTTATAATTGCTAGGGTGTTTAACAGTGACCAAGGAAAGCTGTGGATTTACAGTGGTTGATGAAAGGTTGGTAAGTTGTCGGTGTTTACAGTGGCAAAAAAAGAATGTTACCAGCATTAGTACCAACACCGTCATTAAGAAACCTAGGATAGTAGCAACAGTTATTATTGCTATTGTTTCAGTGTTGGAGTATTTTTCAGTTGAAACATTTACATCACCTACAGTAGTTCTTTCTTCACCACAAAATTCATTGTTGATGCAGGACAATAGATAGGTGATTCCTTCTAATACAACTTGGTACTCTGTTTTTGAATAGATTTGGGTCTGTAAATTCATTGCCATTTCACCTCTTAAATTGATGACAACAGCAGCTAAACTATCATCCAAACATTCAATACTGTTTACTTCAATGCAGTAGCCATCAAGGCAATTACACAACGAGACAAAAATCTCAAGGAAGATTTCTCTAACCACCTTAATCTGAGTACAAAAAGCACAAAAATACATTACACAGTAGATGTGCTGCATATGCATACTGTGGAACCTGTTAAAAAATTGCATAATCTAAACACTTATAGTAATGGTTCGAAAGTACTCCTTAGCGATCTGTATGCAAACTGATCTGGATATTGATGCTTTGATTATTAGGACAcctttggttggtcccaaggttcCCACAATACACAGGCTTCACTGTATGTGTTATCAAGAGTCCAAAACATTGGGGATTTTAGTATTTGAGTACTCTCTACTGTCAGTGATGGAGTGTGCTCAAAAGTTCTGGCCATACCTGTATCTCATCTACTTTATACAGGTCTTATACATATAATCAGTTTACAATTTATCACATGTAAAGTACCTATACAAATGTTTCCTGACGAGCAAAGTATGTACATTGAATTGCATAAATCAAACTTCACCACTATCACTTCTTCAtgacaaatgcatcatgtgagctgatAAAAACGAACCATGTAATCTAAACAAGTATATACTCAAGCAATAATTAATTTTCCTATCTGAATACTAAAATCCTTATGGTATTTGTTTTAAGCTTTCATGCAGTCATAGACCAACtattttaaaatcttttaaTGTGCATATATAGTGACCGACCtaatttttaataatgcaaCCTGCTACAGGAATATTACACAGTTTTATATAAAGAGTATAACCACCACCCTGAAAGACTTCCAATAGTTAGGAGCTCCTGGGGAGTAACTACTACTTTGAAGGAGAAATTATTAATCTTTGTGAGTACATGATACTGTACGTACCCCTTCAGAGTGCTTATTACTTTTTTGAGTAATGACTACTCCcctggggtgttaaatccttaAATCCTCCCAGCAATGGGAACTCCTGACTCTTTTAGAGTGGTGCatggctccaggaattttggtgacaggtttccaCATTTCTACACCTAAATCTTGGGGAGTCTGGGGGAATTTtcctccaggaaatttttgaaaattatgtgtTGATTATTCTTTATTAATATAGCTAGCTGTTATTTCAACCTGAAGCAAATTTTCTTACTTGTAAAGTGCAATTTCCAGTAGGAGGCAACTGTTGTATCCTAACTGCAATATTGTAATGTTCACTTGAATCACAACCATCATTACTATCAATGTTACCTATTACAGATGCAGATCACACAATAGTACATTAATTGTGTGTGCATTTTACCTGGAGACTTTGAATCTACAGACAAATAGATTGATTCATTGTCTTGTTGATGTTTAGAATTTTTCACAACACAACTATAATACCCTTCATCTTCTACAGTAACGTTAGTAATTGTCAGACTTATACTATTTCTAGTCTGTGTGATATGATACTTTAATCCTTCAGGTAAATCAACTCCAAACATCTGCCATGAGAACATGAAAGCAGCAGTCTCCCCAGTGTCATTCACGAAACATTCCAAATGGGCACTGTCTCCTACTGATACATTGTAGTTGCTTATATAAGAAATAACTGGAGGTAGAGCAATTGTCAAATTAGATGTAGCTGAAGCCAAGCACCCATCACCTAAGCTAGTTGAAAGACTTTTACAGCAGTATAGGCCATTGTCACTTGCAATTGTACTATAAAATCTTAACTGATGGCCATCACTTCTTATTCTTCCTCCTTGTGAAATGTTTATAGGGAGTAATCCTCTGTCATTTAGAAGCTTGAACCATTGTATGTTGTTAGGAAAGGTTGAAAATCCATTAGCAGTAGCATTGAGACAATTTATTGTAGCACTATTACCCAATAATATGCACCGGTATGATGGATAAACTTCTAAATTCCATGCTTTGATGTCTATATACATAGAATtctttattttattattgttaaaacACATACTTGTATATAAACTATGTACTTTGTACAGATATGATGATGTGTATAAATGATGGAAAAGGaggacatgtgccattttagattgtcCACTTTCTAAAATTagaatgacttgtttttaaCTATATGAATAATGTTGTtactaagtaaacaacagaatttaaaagtcTCAAATAGatttttagcaaatattacaataattcaattatgtcccaaaattctgtttaataaccATTATGTagtcacctaaattttcaattGGCACTTGTCCCAATTTGCCACTGGTTGCTTCAATTATTATAGAgcaattatatatgtaatattgATTCATGAAAAACTTTGCCAGCTATACAGATGTCAGCCAAGATAACAAATATTAGGAATCATTATGAAAATCACTGAAGCAAGGATCCGTCACCGTGATGTTACATGCTGAAAAGTGTATGCAGTTATAAAGCACAGTTTAGGTCTGATGCCGGCATGGCAGAAAGACTGTTGAGAATTATGAAAATAGTAAACATTTCTTACTTGTTTCACAGTTCAATCCAAACCCTACCACCTTTATCAGTGAAGAACAAGAGTGTGCATAATGCCAACTGATGTACTTCATACCAACACTAGTTCATAGAGTTGGACTAGGTTAACTAATTTCTCCTTACCATAAATTTCTAAAACTTTTTTCAAACTTTTTTTAGTAGCTAATCACTTAACACCAATACACTTCCTGTGTTAATTTCAATGCACTACTAAATGAAACTAAGGCCAATTGAGTTGGATAGTATGCATTTTTAAGCATGAAAATTACTACATCCATACAGTTAAAGTGCAATATCTACACCCAATCAAATAGGCTATGCTATAATGGCTGTGTAACATTATTTACATACGTACGAAAAATAATATACTAGCCAATGGTATCTTCCCTAGTGCAGGAAAATTTTATTTCCAAATTATGTACAATTAATGCATTTGGAACCAtgcaagcattaaacatcagccCTATTCATGTTCTAAAGCTAcatagcatgcatggtgatgtcacttttacagtacatgtatgtagctaagtacaGTTAATGGTGAAATGTGACTGTGCAGGTTAACCTACTATCAAGGTACTTAATACAGGACAAACACTTACCAAATGAACATGCATCCCATGGTTTTCCCACGGCCCATGCATGCCTGCCCTATGTCTATCAAAAGTTCCCAAGAGTCCCATATAATGTGAAGTAATACCAGGATACtgtgaactttaaaaaaatagAAGTTGAAAAAGTCACTATGGCTATGTCTATAAGAGTAGGGAATATATAAGCCTCCAGTAGGATATAGTTCATGGCATAGGCTAAATATAGacttgtgtctaatattttcgttcggtgaagGCAAGTGTCTATACGGGGGAAACCTCTggcataccttatttttagcgcatcgttttattaattgcttgtaacgcgcaagaaatcatcgtattattattaccattcacaaacgagttgaatgttgtgtgcactcgcgtagtagcgcacaaacagtaatttgggatgcgtgtcagttactggaaagcttgaGACGGAAGTTTaaaaaaacatcacttagtgacggggggacaaatgcctccccttgccccctcccccttggctacgccactggtgcccatatctagattgcttccaaaaattatccaagcgcagcttgaaggttgcaactgcatgttggtgctgaaatgataaagtcgGGTAAGGTCTCTATATAGCCTATATTTTTTCCTATGCACAGCCTTCGCTGAGCGAAGTTTCCACAGTATAGCTAAATGGTAAAAAAATAAtagcctaactggtaaagttgataataaataatgaTATAATAGTAGCTATAAACTTTTCCTTCCGGCTATATGAGCTATCAGTAAGCATTCCAGccctatttttaaattttggaaaaatggacttttcatatgctcaatagatagagtattgattgccgatctcagaaatctATAGTTCGTTGTGTTGGAactagctactttggcatgcacagtgcttgaaAACTGAAAAAAACTGGTACATTTTTCTCCGGGGCTCTCCTTACACAATTGAACTACGAAGCCATCTAGCAActtggactgtcttgaaactgcagttgcatctagctgcaagtttgtacatgtaatgtgagTAATTTTCAGGTCTTATCGGATCTGAattctcagtgatctttgtatgcttcgAGGTGAGcaacctactgcacacttctcaatacaatggtgtatacccatgcaggctatgtcaagtaagtaaaaacatcaaattaacaacttataaaggtaaacaactaaagtggaagTGTCActatgatgcaacaatacctataaggtacactgtaaaaatttagtagtgaattgctctgccacaatactcactactttttgtagtgaacgtcactactttttgcagtgaacgacactacttggtggtcaatgtagtgacgttcactacaaaattagtagtgaacgtcactacacaaaatagtgagtattgtagcagacattagtagtgatcatgacgttcactacatttagtagtgacgttcactagtttgtttttactgtgtagggTCCgaaacgcgaaaaatcgatatccgccaatcaactacctaactattgtcatgtgttaggctaagtgcaacttgaataacaccagtgtggcagccaagtttgtcactttcttctggtataAAACGATATAAAAGTCTTGAAATCACGCGATTTTTCGTTGCAActgttcgtagggttcttcgtatgccacgatattcactctcaacattgttgaagtagtctatcatcaactcaaagtatatcagtggtttgattttattggtcagtttctggtggcaacACGatttgtgcagctttttggagACGAACAAAACATTTCTTCCTCTGCAGCACAGGACAAGTCGGTAGTAGAGCAGTAACTGCGCCTTCTTTTTttccccgggctagatggactgcccttgccactacccccagcactaggtattaaagtgctggacagctggaaataccgGCAGGCCACCAGACTCCAAGCGACCCTCGGAGCAGGCCAGATCAATTTTGATGTTAATGGACCGCGATTCGAAGAGCGATGACCCCTCAAGCACATCACTGAAGATCTTAAAAGcgaaaagcaaagcctacatcgCAGCCAGAATAAGCATTTGCTGTAATTATTGCCACGTTTATCGGCCAACATAGAAACAAGCTTCTTAAAAAGTGTTGTAGCAGTGGGCCCTGCAAACACCAACGGTGAAAAGCaagctctctcaacctctctaacaCGCTCATCACTATGCCCGTCGTTTATCACGTTCATAAAGCTGATAACTTCTGGACAATTGGGAACGAAAATCGGAGCGCGCAAAAGGGTTAAACACCCGGGATTATATTGTGtcttctagccatttccgacgcttctgcagccacaatacCCATCAATGACGGACTGGAACGATGGAAATATTATCACCATTGCcagtgcaaaaaaaaaaagaacgaTGGAAAAGATGTCCCTGGACAGTTGGTGCCAGtagttgtcaattattatttcatcgaTAACCTCCACTCGCCATTCGAAGCTCTAGACCACTGGAGGAAGCTAAactgacttcacctctcatgcTCCACTGtagcttcaaatctttacttGATCACTATATAGCaccattaggccaatgaaatttgattagcagtttcgcgtcatcgctcgcatgcttttgatacacccgcatggaatttcattattggtatttcagattgaaatactctaatagagcagtcacttttactctaatggagcaatgagctatactctaatggaaaaatcacttgttatacggattagtaacgtattttagctatttaatgcaggaGTAATCAATATAGACTCactttttttggcagaaatcttcatgtttgggatgtgtgttgtgctttttggaaataatgaataatgaataataatcacccgcccgcatcaaattttcaaaaatctgagcgagaaactgataatcaagtttcattggccttatgtTGCAAAATATAAAAAATAAACTGAAAAaggcacaaaatctttcattttcgAATCGAGCTAGGTGGGGCTCCTGGCTCGGCGAATCGCTGGAATGctacatcatatgaaatcacagaaacaaaCATTGCTACTACTGCCAAACATTTTGGtccatcttttatcatcattctctaaacaaaattaggtgatcagtgtggcatcagaagtgcTGGAAGGGACTTCCGCGTCATTTGGAGAATCCTGTGAAATGAAGaatgaaaattttgacgctcgtcacccagatggtgagaagtctcagatcctttccagactaataataataataatagtaataatgctttacagaataataattctgagggtctaccagtgacctacactgatagtctaacatacattaaaaataactatacactaaTATTTACATACTTAGTTACGCATAGATAGACTATATATGCACCCAACCTTATCAGAATACTGTGAAGAATAGTTGGCTTtacttgtcttggctggtagggcagcttGAATTTGAAAAATCGTGTTTAGTTTTGTgatttttgaaagaaagcaGGGAATCAAACAAATCATTTGCTTAACTTATTGCTatgtgtactttttaactacaacaactctagataagatctggttaagtagcaagtttcatctggtcatctgtgtggagcacgaaattttaaaaataaatttacgTCTCGTGAGATATAAAATCAGTTCAATATttttgtgaagacaacaatcgtgcttCCGGTTTCATGttggatctagcaatggtataTGCTACGATgaaatcccacaatggtaggggaatcgatttgtaaaagttgatttttcggttTGAGGACCCTTgatataactagctagctacagctaTACATATATCATGCAGTGATAAATGCGTGACTTACAAAGcaggctgtttttgattaacAAAACCACCAGAATGCTTCTTAACCTGGGTAGATTCATGCCAGCTATTCAAAAATTATCTTCATTATCATTATCACAAgagatatatattatataattctGCAACGCCATGCATTCACGCATTCCATTTTTGCATGCATAGCTATACcatatacatattattatttttattattattattttacaaacctcgaaaactatgatgatcataacacacgtacatactgaaaactacaacatactactacttattacctaactatatacttattactacctatacgtacttaacttaaccaatttcaaagtcaggaaattcgtcctcagcagtaagcgaatactggcggagtatcatttttgcattgtacctccacaaagtcacagacagttgctggagaagttggcacctagcaaactttcgaggtaaaccgtttctaacagttgttctgtcagctttggatcctaaaattgatagggcatatggtgaccaaacaccaaaggtctcacatacaagagggataaaatctcctccattatcatttacaatgtcctggtattggttgtccttagctatctcaccaacagcagcggccaccccagcctgagaagaagcagaagatatgacagcagactgagtggtactcctgacggagagatcaaaataggcggGACaaccaagatgaaagtcagggtggtatatgtcgccaggacgagatctgtcagatggaatgccttgctccctaagaacaccagggtgatcttggagcaaggcatggtgtacaacagacactaaagcattatgacgctggatcctcaagggaccatgagagcaccccagcagatgatcaccaaactggtcaatgacagatagacaagtacagagtggtaaagaagggaacaaaggaatgccaagccacaaacgtaaagctatagtaaaatcgtgaggaggaatagctagacccaaagcaggctgtggaagtgctttaagccaaccactgctggtgccagaagaatgtgataaagcacgcagacgtgcttgatcacgaatggtggaactgcttacaagctgtttaaaaagtgaatcatctaaaatggcttgaaggtcagtttgagaggagttttgcaacacagaaacagacataccttcgaagaaagcgagggaacaatcctccccgggaaatggcataaaaacatcaaaagtttccactaaacGCGACACTAAAATACGGGAAGAATTACAGGACCCCACAAATGCAGGAGCAGCAGAACGCTCAGATTCCACATAGCAatggttgatgggaaaaaagtcaagggcgtaggcaggggggttcGAATAGTTCGGACGAACCctcctttcagaggcagaattttttaaaattaaaaatcacaccaaatcttacagccctggagctctccggtagctactttccaactggcgctcctctgtactacccttgagggtcacatcaggAACGCAGAAAGCAAAGcacgcctcatcctattgtacaagatagttaatcatttattattggtcccaaatcgctgtctgccatcattaaatcaaactgctaccagagcccatcatgatcagaaatttaatcatatacagtcttcagtaaacacgtatctctattcattcctacccagaactattccccattggaacgatctatgtatccctaatctatctaccattgatcttgaaacatttaaacaatcaactactcctactttgtaaccgtaacttagcacttattgtatttattgtaacttagccctcactgtaatttagtattcattgtaattctagcacttattgtaacttaccacttactgtaatttagcactagttgtaacctagcacctattgtaacttagcacttattgtaacttagtactaatcattattgtaacctaaattataggcacttatgttattgtaacttaaactaggcacttatgtgtacgtaccttgtacattagcgtaaaaaccctgttgggtgtttgctaatcaataaataaataaataaataaataaatcacatTATAGTCTTGCGCCGCCCGCctcttcgcaaaaagtaagggtctggtgaaatacaaatacctaatcatttcaaaaggaattcaattagacagcgtacgtaatgcttgttacgtcagataattgcacttcaattcgaacaaaagcattgtgttgccaaggcgatttctgtgtgaacgtcattggcatgcactaattggctagcgccgaatctgggcgctagaaatgatttagtatctgtattttaccagacccttactttatgcgaaggggcgggcggcgccagactaatcacattaatgctgaaccttgcaaatcatatctattgcatcacgtgatcaattgcgcacgtgatgAATGGCGCGGatgaaatggcgaaggactgttcagtggttggttgagacatattacaagcttaaggcagcagctgctagACTCAGGTTAGCacgaactgtgaattgttgatgtatatttacctgatgaattgtttgttcatttattacatgttgtggtcacgtgatgtctcgaacatattggagtacaagccaagtctgaagaccggccgagaataatgtatatagctggaaagaagtattgccaattAAGGGATTCGAGTGTGAGGACTTCCGTGTGTTAGGAAATTGAAGCTGGCTGTCCGGAtgttgtctggaagtgaagattagttagttttacaataggtttatagtttctataagctgcataaacagcagtgtgtaggttttagctagttagatgcacaaacaccttttaatgttactgcctaagggcacattttgtgtatgcatcattttcgttcaaacatggtctaggggaagcacccaggccttccccttaaggCATTCCGgccactttaaatccgaacccccttcaaaataatcctggctacgcccctgaaagTGAGTGTTTATAAGAGTCAACCCTGGTTGCTGGCTGTATAAACTTATAGGGATGGCCTCAGTAGATGTTGTTTGGGTTAGAATATATGTTAAGGGTGGATATAGCTAGACAAGTCCATGAATTATTTTATACAACACCATCAGTTTCAGTTGGTTTCTTCTATCATGTAGAGTGGGCCAATCGAGTTGTTGTAACATGCTTGTAACACTGGTGCCTTGAATAGCAGTTTGACAGTTTAAAGCAAACCTGACTGATCTCCTCTGAACAACTTTGTATGTCATTCTGACAGTGTGGTGCCCAAATGGTACATGCGCTTTCAAAAGTTGGCCTCGCAAGGCTTTTGTAAAGCAAGCTCTTTATGTTAGTTGGACAAGCATTAAAGTTCCACCATATGAAGCCAAGTACTGAGTTTGCTTTTTGGTTACAATTGGAATATGGTCCAACCAGGTTATAATTAGCTTGTTATTTAGAGTAACACCTATAGATATTTGGCTTGCTGCACTTCTTGAATCTGAATGTTTTGAATGAAATATTGAAAGTTGATAATATCTTTCTTCTTTGTGACTCTTATGAATTCACACTTAGGAGGGCTAAAACACATATTCCACTTACGTACCCAATTTTCTAGGGTAAGCAAATCCAGCTCTTTGGAGTAATTCACAATGCGCACATTCAGCCATTATGTGGTGGAGGGGTCATCGTTCTACTGTATGTTGTCCAACATCTGCCAGTATCGATTTGGCCTATTCTGAGGGCAGACTTAATGCAGATGACCTCAAATAGCTTTGTTCTTAATAGTCATTGGTGTTATCCAGCTGTCTAGCACTTGACAGCCAATGCTGAGGGTGGTGGTAAGGgcattccatctagcccggggggggggggggggaagtaATTCACAATCATCTTTAGAATCAAAAGATCCATAGACTAGCACATAATTTGCACAGGAGCGGATCTATAGGATTtctaaaaggggggggggggctaactcaaggtactataatctcttgggtggaggtgtgcaaATAGTGCAATTTGCATGTTGGAACCAGGGGGCATgacccccaggaaaattttgaatagatgttaaaatactgcaatttggagacattacCACATAAATGTATATTTTTGCCTGTAGATATTTGCCTTTAGAtttaggtatggctctctgcagcatttgttaatggaaaggtttgagtataggttcagacaaccaagcacatgatacaccttctcacaattgcacaacaatagaTGAATGTTAGACAGTGTTGGG
This window encodes:
- the LOC136268306 gene encoding uncharacterized protein isoform X2, producing MYVCYDHHSFRDIKAWNLEVYPSYRCILLGNSATINCLNATANGFSTFPNNIQWFKLLNDRGLLPINISQGGRIRSDGHQLRFYSTIASDNGLYCCKSLSTSLGDGCLASATSNLTIALPPVISYISNYNVSVGDSAHLECFVNDTGETAAFMFSWQMFGVDLPEGLKYHITQTRNSISLTITNVTVEDEGYYSCVVKNSKHQQDNESIYLSVDSKSPGNIDSNDGCDSSEHYNIAVRIQQLPPTGNCTLQIKVVREIFLEIFVSLCNCLDGYCIEVNSIECLDDSLAAVVINLRGEMAMNLQTQIYSKTEYQVVLEGITYLLSCINNEFCGEERTTVGDVNVSTEKYSNTETIAIITVATILGFLMTVLVLMLVTFFFCHCKHRQLTNLSSTTVNPQLSLVTVKHPSNYNIQSQTFVSASETPESSSSLPVSNQFPNAASSVSHTNHFHSGSPDDNNFLPTSSTEQCQHSFICGSPLTVDDTEQITPTSECSSSYLSSLVAPTSSPVYCDHSDQTIVTSEPKWNNTLPYVENQFLISNNANPEVFSNQERGARLEYTAILPGSKTESKPSLPSEVQTSQSNGTLLHDKSSLSRTTRTGQPLVRTHNSQYDNSGTLPPNKNGYYPTSIAMRSRNLYNDGIKWRDNVSYVSSLGHSTTSNSSKLNEVHHYETIDEIYDKRNKNSSQQFQHVQNFVTCQPDRYKADKSCPVPGRCDFQSPEVPQSSRESIENETLISHKMLYPMPFVDTSNSVVDSSCKTDV
- the LOC136268306 gene encoding uncharacterized protein isoform X1; this translates as MNLPRLRSILVVLLIKNSLLYIKAWNLEVYPSYRCILLGNSATINCLNATANGFSTFPNNIQWFKLLNDRGLLPINISQGGRIRSDGHQLRFYSTIASDNGLYCCKSLSTSLGDGCLASATSNLTIALPPVISYISNYNVSVGDSAHLECFVNDTGETAAFMFSWQMFGVDLPEGLKYHITQTRNSISLTITNVTVEDEGYYSCVVKNSKHQQDNESIYLSVDSKSPGNIDSNDGCDSSEHYNIAVRIQQLPPTGNCTLQIKVVREIFLEIFVSLCNCLDGYCIEVNSIECLDDSLAAVVINLRGEMAMNLQTQIYSKTEYQVVLEGITYLLSCINNEFCGEERTTVGDVNVSTEKYSNTETIAIITVATILGFLMTVLVLMLVTFFFCHCKHRQLTNLSSTTVNPQLSLVTVKHPSNYNIQSQTFVSASETPESSSSLPVSNQFPNAASSVSHTNHFHSGSPDDNNFLPTSSTEQCQHSFICGSPLTVDDTEQITPTSECSSSYLSSLVAPTSSPVYCDHSDQTIVTSEPKWNNTLPYVENQFLISNNANPEVFSNQERGARLEYTAILPGSKTESKPSLPSEVQTSQSNGTLLHDKSSLSRTTRTGQPLVRTHNSQYDNSGTLPPNKNGYYPTSIAMRSRNLYNDGIKWRDNVSYVSSLGHSTTSNSSKLNEVHHYETIDEIYDKRNKNSSQQFQHVQNFVTCQPDRYKADKSCPVPGRCDFQSPEVPQSSRESIENETLISHKMLYPMPFVDTSNSVVDSSCKTDV